ATTAAGTCCCAAACTCAGGATAAATGGATAGTTGGGAGAGTTTTCATTTGGGATGAAGATACAGAAATGTATCAAATTGATTTACCAGATAAGAAAACTGCGATCGCTACTGAAGAAGACATTTACGTTCGTTGTAATCTCCCAAACACAGACCCCATCGAAACTCTAGCGATGAAGGGTCACGAAACGCCTTACTTCCACGACAAAAGATTGGCTTTCGTCAAATCCTTGATTAAGCAACGCGCTGTCAGTCGCGGGATGACAGGACTGATTTCGGCAAATATTAATCTTTATCCTCACCAAGTTGAAGTAGTGCGGCGGGTACTGGAAGACCCAATTCAACGCTACTTGCTAGCAGACGAGGTGGGACTTGGAAAAACCATCGAAGCGGGTGCGATTCTCCGTCAATTCCTCTTGGATGAACCGAAAAGGGGTGCGGTGGTATTAGTTCCGCAATATTTACTCAAACAATGGCGGACTGAGTTAGAAAACAAGTTTTACATTTCCCATTTTGGCAAACGGGTAGCGGTGCTGGCGGTTGAAGATATCCATAAAATCAACCTGAAAGCGAGGATAGGCTGCTTAATTTTAGATGAAGCTCATCATATCGCAGCAATGGCAACCTCCAAGGATGCAACAGTGCGCCAGCGTTTTCAGACTTGCAAAGAACTGGCTCATAAAAGCGATCGCTTACTTTTATTATCTGCCACTCCTGTTCTCAATCATGAGCAAGATTTCTTGGCAATGTTGCACTTGCTCGACCCAGCAACCTATAAAATTGGTGATTTAGCAGGTTTTCGCGCCAAAGTTGAAAGCCGTCAGGAAATTGGTAGACTTCTGCTTTCTTTCAAAGAAGGTGCTGAACCTGCTGTACTCAAAAGCAACTTGCAGCAACTACGAAACCTCGTAACTGAGGATAAGTATTTACAGAAGCTGGCGGATGATTTAGAAAATTGTTTACAAGCAAATTCTACCGAGCAAGATCAAATAGTCCAAGCGATTCGCACCCACGTCAGCGATATCTATCGACTACACCGCCGAATGCTTCGCAACCGTCGCGCGGCGGTGGAAGATGTGATCTTTGACCGCAATTTTACGCCCAAAGAAGAGTATGATTTAGACGAGCGATCGCCTGATATCCACGAACTACTCAATCAATGGCGTGGTGTTGCTCCTGGTGAAAAACAATATCAGCGAATTTTTCTCTTGTTATTCCTCGCTGCTGGTACCTGGTTAGGCATATTAGAACAGGTAATTACCGCCCGGTTAACTGGTAAGCCTCATGCTAAACTCACCCAGGAGTTTAAAGAAGATGATATTCGCCTATTAACTACAACCCCCAAATTCTCAGGCGAAGAAGAGATTCTGCAATCCTTCCTCAAAATTATTCGTCAACCCCAAGAAGATGGAGGACGGACGGAAAATTTGAAAACAGTGCTGCTGAATCAGCTAGGTACATACTTCAAAATTCCCGCAAACGTTCGGAAGAATCAAAAAGAATTCATTACCAGAATACAGCAGAGAATCAAGAGGCCAATTTCTGGCGATATTCTGCCCAAATTTATTGTATTCACCAGCTTTGTGCAAACTTGTGGCGAAATCGTCCGGTATTTGTCTGATACCTTTGGTGCAGAGACAATAGCCAAACATCAATTTGGAGAATCACCAGACAAAGTTGAGGAAGGCTTAAGTAAGTTTAGGAATAACCCCAACTGCTTTATTCTAGTATGCGATCGCTCTGGAGAAGAAGGACTCAACCTGCAATTTGCCGATTGGTTAATTCATTTTGACCTTCCTTGGTCGCCGAATCAATTAGAGCAAAGACTTGGTAGACTTGACCGCATTGGTAGCAAAATTGGAGTTCAATCTTGTGTCTTGATTGGCCCCTATTTGGAAGATAGCCCTCACAATGCTTGGTATCAAGTATTGAAAGATGGCTTTGGTATTTTCCAACAATCAATTGCGAGTTTACAGTTTTATGTGGATGATAAACTTGCAGAATTAGAAACAGCTTTATTTCAATCCAGTGCTGCTGGATTGTTGGAGATGATTTCGCCAATTCAAGAGCAAATTGAAGCCGAAATCGCCAAAATTAGCGAACAAAATGCTCTAGATGAAATTGACGCTAACGATGAAATTGCCACCGAGTATTTTCAAGAACTCGATAATTACGATGCTTGTCATCTAGAAATGAAACGAGCAATTGAAGGCTGGATTTGTGAAGCATTGGGATTTAGAGGACTCAATAACCCCGACTCATCAGAGATGCGACGTTATCAACCTTCAACGCGGACATTGGTTCCCATAAATGAGTTAAAAAACCGTTTTGCTGATAGTTACTTAGACCAATTTGGTACTTATAATCGCAGAGTAGCAAACCAGAATCCTGGTATTAAACTCTTTCGAGTCGGGGAAGGATTTGTTGAAGCACTATGGAACTACATAAACTGGGATGACCGAGGTGAAGCCTTTGCTCTGTGGCGCACTGATTCATCTTGGGATGCCAAAGAAGGGAAAGAATGGTTCGGTTTCCAATGCAACTATGTAGTCGAGGCAAATTTAAGAATTGCCAAACAAGTTTTACTAGATAACAAACTAGATAATTCTCAATTCAAAAACTTGCAGCGACGTGTTGATGCTCTATTTCCACCAATTATAGAAACTATCTATGTTGATGGTCGTAACGAGCCAATACGCGTTGTTGAAGATAAAGCTCTTTTAAGTATCCTGCAACGTCCATATAAAGATAAAAACAACAATCAAGGACGAGATTACAATCTCGCAAAAGAGCGCTTAGGAATTATTGACGATTTTGTTGATCCTAGTAAATGGCAAAATTTCTGCTATGAAGTACGTAACACCTCTGCGGAATTACTTTCAAATCGTCCCGATTTTATTGACTTATGCCAAAGTTGTTCTAAAGTCGCTGAGAAGAAATTAGCCAATAGAGTAGAACAATTACGCCTGCGTTTGAACCAACAAAGTTGGGATAATGCATTAGCTGAAGAATTGAAGATCGAAACTGCTTTAAATGCAGCCATTCTACAAGGTATTCGCCAGCCCCAGATTAGGCTTGATTCTGTCGGTTTTATTGTTGTATCGGGGCGATCGCTTGTGCAATTTGAGTGATAAAATTTCCGCTTAAATAGCTTTAGTCACTGTACTAACCCCATCCCGTTTCAGGGATGGGTTTTTTAAGACTTGCAAATATCTTGAAGGAGGTAGCAGGCAGAAGGCGTAGCCCGCACTTCTCTACGAGACGCTCCGCGAACGACATGGTTCGACTGCGCTCACCAGCCGCTCAGTGACCATCGTAGACATCGCTACAAAAGCGATCGCTTAACTATAAACGGAGCGATCGCCCTTTGGGGAAACTTGAGGAGCGATCGCTCCATTTCAAATTTTCGAGAAATAAGACAGAGGGCAGAAGATTTGACTTATTTTTTTCATTCATAGGGATGGCGTGCAGCCTGTAAGAGCTTCCGTCTACCCTGCAAGAGCTTCCGCCTTCACGTTTGAGTGTTTCGCGCAGCCTGTAAGAGCTTCCGTCTTCCCTGTAAGAGCTTCCGCCTTCACGTTTGAGTGTTTCGCGCAGCCTGCAAGAGCTTCCGTCTTAAGAGCAAGAGCTTCCGCCTTCACGTTTGCGTATTACGCGCAGGCTGTAAGAGCTTCCGTCTTGACATTAGCAAAAACATACTTGCGTTATACCTATTTTTACTTAATAGAATACGATTCATTAGTGCCGACTTAAGGTGAAACCCTTACCCAGACAGGATTTTGAATTATCCCCCGCAGTGGCTCCTGGGCACTCAACTTATTTGCTCTCAATTATGCCCTTAGAAAGATGATTTAAAAGTGATTGGCTGTAATTTTAGGCACTTTTAGCTCCCCCCTAACCCCTCTTAAAAAGGCTATGGTGTACACACAAGTATAGACCACAAGGGTTTCAACTCTTTTAGCCCCATAAATACCCCAATTTTGGGCAACTCGAAACTTAATTTCTCCCCCTAATTTTAGGGCTAGGGCAACGAAACCAAGTTTTAGGTGGGATTTCAAGACTTCTGTGTACACCGTAGCCAACACCAGGGAAGGCTGAACGTCGCCACGGGAATCAATCGTGAGGATTGTAATGTGCATATTGTATGGTTTGTTACCACAGTAGTTTTAATGCACAATTTAAGAAAATTAATTATATATTTTTTGACTTTAACTGAAAAATAAGTAAGTATTAACACTTGTGATACAGAAACAAAGTGATTATTGTGAAAGTCGAAGATGAAACGTTCAAATCGCCTTGCTTGGATGGGAGCGATCGCACTCGCTGCGATCGTTTTGCTTACTTTGTTAGTGGCTCCCAATAATACAAAAATTAGCACTGGCTCTACTTTTAACCGCGCCTCTGATGGATATGGGGCTTGGTATGCTTTTATGCAACAGAAAGGAATTTCTATCAAGCGTTGGCAAAAACCTTTTAGTGATATTCAGGCAGAAAATAGCCCAGTTACCTTTCTACAGGTAAGCGCCTATCC
The Nostoc punctiforme PCC 73102 genome window above contains:
- the dpdE gene encoding protein DpdE; its protein translation is MIKLGLLVQSQNNSLGIGKVTEISDTNANVEYFCSIGQRLQKTLPLSSLSEVRLEPQARCYIKSQTQDKWIVGRVFIWDEDTEMYQIDLPDKKTAIATEEDIYVRCNLPNTDPIETLAMKGHETPYFHDKRLAFVKSLIKQRAVSRGMTGLISANINLYPHQVEVVRRVLEDPIQRYLLADEVGLGKTIEAGAILRQFLLDEPKRGAVVLVPQYLLKQWRTELENKFYISHFGKRVAVLAVEDIHKINLKARIGCLILDEAHHIAAMATSKDATVRQRFQTCKELAHKSDRLLLLSATPVLNHEQDFLAMLHLLDPATYKIGDLAGFRAKVESRQEIGRLLLSFKEGAEPAVLKSNLQQLRNLVTEDKYLQKLADDLENCLQANSTEQDQIVQAIRTHVSDIYRLHRRMLRNRRAAVEDVIFDRNFTPKEEYDLDERSPDIHELLNQWRGVAPGEKQYQRIFLLLFLAAGTWLGILEQVITARLTGKPHAKLTQEFKEDDIRLLTTTPKFSGEEEILQSFLKIIRQPQEDGGRTENLKTVLLNQLGTYFKIPANVRKNQKEFITRIQQRIKRPISGDILPKFIVFTSFVQTCGEIVRYLSDTFGAETIAKHQFGESPDKVEEGLSKFRNNPNCFILVCDRSGEEGLNLQFADWLIHFDLPWSPNQLEQRLGRLDRIGSKIGVQSCVLIGPYLEDSPHNAWYQVLKDGFGIFQQSIASLQFYVDDKLAELETALFQSSAAGLLEMISPIQEQIEAEIAKISEQNALDEIDANDEIATEYFQELDNYDACHLEMKRAIEGWICEALGFRGLNNPDSSEMRRYQPSTRTLVPINELKNRFADSYLDQFGTYNRRVANQNPGIKLFRVGEGFVEALWNYINWDDRGEAFALWRTDSSWDAKEGKEWFGFQCNYVVEANLRIAKQVLLDNKLDNSQFKNLQRRVDALFPPIIETIYVDGRNEPIRVVEDKALLSILQRPYKDKNNNQGRDYNLAKERLGIIDDFVDPSKWQNFCYEVRNTSAELLSNRPDFIDLCQSCSKVAEKKLANRVEQLRLRLNQQSWDNALAEELKIETALNAAILQGIRQPQIRLDSVGFIVVSGRSLVQFE